The following are encoded together in the Rhizobium tumorigenes genome:
- a CDS encoding glycosyltransferase, with amino-acid sequence MNSVTEKAPVRALLIDPSLFTPAYDAGLTRGLRAVGIAPYWAARPLRKGEHSEITVADIGITFYRGVEAIPAKWNKLRGLAKGLSHIVDLVRLVAHVHRRRPAVMHVQWAVLPLFDALAMRLVRRVCPVIMTVHDTVPFNGEKISFLQNSGFDMPIAAADHVIVHTRGARQNLIARGIAEGKISIVPHGPLTLNVEPAPLAPGAIRDPRWTFVMFGQIKPYKGLDVLIEALGQLPPTLRQRARVVIAGAAHMDMAPISQRIAALGLEDVVELRLGRLDETQMASLFEEADSFLFPYRQIDASGVYFLLKPTGKWMIASDVGIFAEDMQEANGALVPPADANALAAALADAIERRPEITITAGGDWTSIGERTLEIYHEAMRQRGAVVAGQPSPARSSL; translated from the coding sequence TTGAATTCCGTAACGGAAAAAGCGCCCGTGCGGGCCTTGCTGATCGACCCCTCGCTGTTCACGCCGGCCTATGACGCCGGATTGACGCGGGGCCTGCGCGCTGTCGGCATCGCGCCCTATTGGGCAGCGCGGCCCTTGCGCAAGGGGGAGCATTCCGAGATCACGGTCGCCGATATCGGCATCACCTTCTATCGCGGCGTCGAAGCTATCCCCGCGAAATGGAACAAGCTGCGCGGTCTGGCCAAGGGCCTGTCGCACATCGTCGATCTGGTTCGCTTGGTAGCCCATGTCCACCGTCGCCGCCCGGCGGTCATGCACGTGCAATGGGCCGTCCTGCCGTTGTTCGATGCCTTGGCGATGCGCCTCGTGCGCCGTGTTTGCCCGGTCATCATGACCGTCCATGACACGGTACCATTCAACGGCGAGAAGATTTCCTTTCTGCAGAACTCTGGCTTCGACATGCCGATTGCGGCCGCTGACCACGTCATCGTCCACACCCGCGGCGCTCGCCAGAACCTGATCGCGCGCGGCATCGCCGAAGGCAAGATCTCCATCGTCCCGCATGGCCCGCTGACCCTCAATGTCGAGCCTGCTCCTCTTGCGCCGGGTGCGATCCGCGATCCGCGCTGGACGTTCGTCATGTTCGGCCAGATCAAGCCGTACAAGGGACTTGATGTGTTGATCGAGGCGCTCGGTCAATTGCCGCCGACCCTCCGCCAGCGTGCCCGCGTGGTCATTGCCGGCGCCGCTCACATGGACATGGCGCCGATTAGCCAGCGCATTGCGGCCCTCGGTCTGGAGGATGTTGTTGAATTGCGCCTTGGCCGACTGGACGAAACCCAGATGGCCTCGCTTTTCGAGGAGGCCGACAGCTTTCTCTTTCCCTACCGGCAGATCGATGCCAGCGGTGTCTACTTCCTCTTGAAGCCGACGGGCAAATGGATGATCGCATCCGACGTCGGTATCTTTGCCGAAGACATGCAGGAGGCCAACGGCGCGCTGGTGCCACCGGCGGATGCCAATGCGCTTGCGGCAGCCCTTGCCGATGCCATCGAACGCCGTCCGGAGATCACGATTACCGCCGGCGGCGACTGGACCAGCATCGGCGAGCGCACCTTGGAAATTTATCACGAGGCGATGCGCCAGCGCGGCGCCGTCGTGGCTGGCCAGCCTTCGCCAGCCCGTTCCTCCCTCTAG
- a CDS encoding glycosyltransferase family 2 protein, whose amino-acid sequence MVRSVLVAIPTLNEAAHIEAVLDQLYVDLPDCNIQFVIADGGSTDGTVDVVRRLEKQRDGLSFVHNPQRLQSAGVNLVVRQFGQDKDVLVRCDAHASYPRGFLRSLVNSLQGVEADSVVVPMDSVGNGCLQRAVAWVSDSPIGSGGSAHRGGRQSRFVDHGHHAAMLMESFRRAGGYEETFTHNEDAEFDCRLRALGGKIYLDTDIRIEYQPRATFAKLARQYFNYGKGRSRTVRRHPTSFKIRQFAVPAFMSACAAAIVLSPLFPLLLMVPAFYVFVLAVTSVAIAFNKRSACGLLAGPAAFTMHASWALGFITGILTLRETQWQPDKAYRGLGEAV is encoded by the coding sequence ATGGTTCGAAGTGTTTTGGTTGCTATTCCGACGCTGAACGAAGCTGCTCATATAGAGGCTGTCCTGGATCAGCTTTACGTCGATCTTCCCGACTGCAATATACAATTTGTAATTGCAGATGGCGGAAGCACCGATGGCACCGTGGATGTCGTTCGGCGCCTCGAAAAGCAGCGTGATGGCCTTTCGTTCGTTCACAATCCGCAGCGTCTCCAGAGTGCCGGTGTAAACCTCGTCGTGCGCCAGTTTGGACAGGATAAGGACGTGTTGGTTCGTTGCGATGCACATGCATCTTACCCGAGGGGCTTTCTCCGCTCACTGGTCAATAGCCTGCAAGGGGTCGAAGCAGACTCCGTCGTCGTACCGATGGATTCGGTCGGAAACGGCTGCCTGCAGCGCGCTGTCGCCTGGGTTTCGGACTCGCCGATAGGCTCCGGCGGATCTGCGCATCGGGGCGGTCGCCAGAGCCGTTTCGTCGATCACGGCCATCATGCCGCTATGCTGATGGAAAGTTTTCGCCGCGCAGGCGGATATGAAGAGACGTTCACCCACAATGAGGACGCGGAGTTCGATTGCAGGCTGCGCGCGCTCGGCGGCAAGATCTACCTCGATACCGATATCCGCATCGAGTACCAGCCGCGCGCAACATTCGCCAAACTTGCCAGGCAGTATTTCAATTACGGCAAGGGGCGCTCCCGCACTGTCCGCCGTCACCCGACATCGTTCAAGATTCGCCAGTTCGCCGTTCCGGCTTTCATGAGTGCCTGTGCTGCGGCAATCGTTCTGAGCCCGCTGTTTCCGCTGCTGCTGATGGTGCCGGCCTTCTATGTCTTCGTACTGGCGGTGACCTCGGTTGCCATCGCCTTCAACAAGCGGTCTGCCTGCGGCCTGCTGGCCGGGCCTGCGGCTTTTACAATGCATGCCTCATGGGCGCTTGGCTTTATCACAGGGATCCTGACGCTGCGGGAAACCCAGTGGCAGCCGGACAAGGCCTATCGTGGGCTGGGAGAAGCTGTTTGA